In Nocardia sp. NBC_00403, one DNA window encodes the following:
- the qcrB gene encoding cytochrome bc1 complex cytochrome b subunit, which translates to MTSALGRKAAAQANAADERYQAAAFMKRSINKVFPTHWSFLLGEIALYSFIILLLSGVYLTLFFDPSMTEVVYNGAYQPLRGVTMSRAYETALNISFEVRGGLFVRQVHHWAALLFAASIIVHLFRIFFTGAFRKPREANWVIGCLLLILAMFEGFFGYSLPDDLLSGTGLRAAFGGITMSIPIIGTWMHWLIFGGDFPGDIIIPRLYIAHVLLFPGIILALIAAHVALVWYQKHTQFPGPGRTENNVVGARIVPVFAADQGAFFAFTLGIVGIMGGLLQINPIWNLGPYNPSQVSAGSQPDFYMMWTDGLARLMPPWELYLGRYTIPAVFWVALIMGLVFTVLIVYPWIEKRLTGDTVGHNLLQRPRDVPVRTAIGAMSIAFYVVLTLSCVNDILALKFDISLNATTWMGRIGLLVAPPVAYFVAYRFCLGLQRSDRAVLEHGIETGVIKRLPHGEYIEVHQPLGPVDDHGHPLPLEYQGAHVPKKMNKLGSAGKPGTGSFLRPDPWQESEQAFEIEHAEEHKQLAVLQKAQQKDNGHGGNNSH; encoded by the coding sequence ATGACCTCAGCACTCGGTCGTAAGGCCGCAGCCCAAGCGAACGCCGCAGACGAGCGGTATCAGGCCGCAGCGTTCATGAAGCGGTCGATCAACAAGGTCTTTCCGACGCACTGGTCGTTCCTGCTCGGTGAGATCGCCCTCTACAGCTTCATCATCCTGCTGCTGTCGGGCGTCTACCTGACCCTGTTCTTCGACCCATCGATGACCGAGGTCGTCTACAACGGCGCCTACCAGCCGCTACGCGGCGTGACCATGTCGCGGGCCTACGAGACCGCGTTGAACATCTCCTTCGAGGTGCGCGGCGGCCTGTTCGTCCGCCAGGTCCACCACTGGGCCGCGTTGCTGTTCGCGGCGTCGATCATCGTGCATCTTTTCCGCATCTTCTTCACCGGTGCGTTCCGCAAGCCGCGCGAGGCGAACTGGGTTATCGGATGCCTGCTGCTGATCCTGGCGATGTTCGAGGGCTTCTTCGGTTATTCGCTGCCCGACGACTTGCTGTCGGGCACCGGCCTGCGGGCCGCGTTCGGCGGTATCACGATGAGCATCCCGATCATCGGCACCTGGATGCACTGGCTGATCTTCGGTGGCGACTTCCCGGGCGACATCATCATCCCGCGTCTGTACATCGCGCACGTGCTGCTGTTCCCCGGCATCATCCTCGCGCTGATCGCCGCGCACGTCGCCCTGGTCTGGTACCAGAAGCACACCCAGTTCCCCGGCCCCGGCCGCACCGAGAACAACGTGGTCGGGGCGCGCATCGTGCCGGTGTTCGCCGCGGACCAGGGTGCGTTCTTCGCCTTCACCCTCGGCATCGTCGGAATCATGGGCGGTCTGCTGCAGATCAACCCGATCTGGAACCTGGGGCCCTACAACCCGTCGCAGGTCTCCGCGGGTTCGCAGCCGGACTTCTACATGATGTGGACCGACGGCCTCGCCCGTCTCATGCCGCCGTGGGAGCTCTACCTGGGTCGCTACACGATCCCGGCCGTGTTCTGGGTCGCGCTGATCATGGGTCTGGTGTTCACGGTGCTGATCGTCTACCCGTGGATCGAGAAGCGCCTCACCGGCGACACCGTCGGCCACAACCTGCTGCAGCGGCCGCGGGACGTGCCCGTCCGCACCGCCATCGGTGCGATGTCGATCGCGTTCTATGTCGTGCTGACGCTGTCGTGCGTCAACGACATCCTGGCGCTGAAGTTCGACATCTCGCTGAATGCGACCACCTGGATGGGCCGCATCGGCCTGCTGGTCGCGCCGCCGGTCGCGTACTTCGTCGCCTACCGGTTCTGCCTCGGCCTGCAGCGCAGCGACCGGGCGGTGCTGGAGCACGGCATCGAGACCGGCGTGATCAAGCGGCTGCCGCACGGTGAGTACATCGAGGTGCACCAGCCGCTCGGCCCGGTCGACGACCACGGCCACCCGCTCCCGCTGGAGTACCAGGGCGCCCACGTGCCCAAGAAGATGAACAAGCTGGGTTCGGCGGGCAAGCCGGGCACCGGCAGCTTCCTGCGGCCCGACCCGTGGCAGGAAAGTGAGCAGGCCTTCGAGATCGAGCACGCGGAGGAGCACAAGCAGCTGGCCGTGCTGCAGAAGGCACAGCAGAAGGACAACGGTCACGGCGGCAACAACAGCCACTGA
- a CDS encoding phytoene/squalene synthase family protein, with protein MTGSAAAVTGSVIDLAAELPGAYRECRQIAAAHGRTYFLATRLLSAERRPAVHALYAFARTVDDIVDHTDAIEGTLDPAAIAYRGEDCAGLLDRIEKQLRLRLEGNPLSEQIGEQRDRVLLALADTIERYDIAHQHFWTFMDAMRMDIVGTPQYRDRYATMAELREYMRGSAAVIGLQLLPVLGTVVPVSEAEPAAAALGEAFQLTNFLRDVAEDLDRRRVYLPADELAAFGVDYDLLVHCHRTGRTDQRVRTALAHLIAINRDIYRVADRGIDLLEPRVRPAIRTASTLYAGILDQIENGDYAIFRKRAVVPRRHRLRVAALEFGAAALRGPHRPNPRP; from the coding sequence GTGACCGGTTCCGCCGCGGCCGTAACGGGTTCCGTGATAGATCTCGCCGCCGAACTCCCCGGCGCATACCGCGAATGCCGGCAGATCGCCGCGGCGCACGGCCGCACCTACTTCCTGGCGACCCGCCTGTTGTCGGCCGAGCGAAGACCCGCAGTGCACGCGCTCTACGCGTTCGCGAGGACAGTCGATGACATCGTCGACCACACGGACGCCATCGAAGGAACTCTCGACCCTGCGGCGATCGCCTATCGCGGCGAGGACTGCGCCGGACTGCTCGATCGGATCGAGAAGCAGCTGCGCCTTCGCCTGGAAGGCAACCCGCTGTCGGAGCAGATCGGCGAACAGCGGGACCGGGTCCTCCTCGCCCTCGCCGACACCATCGAACGCTACGACATTGCCCACCAGCACTTCTGGACGTTCATGGACGCGATGCGGATGGACATCGTCGGCACGCCGCAGTACCGCGACCGCTACGCGACGATGGCCGAGTTGCGCGAATACATGCGTGGGTCGGCGGCGGTGATCGGACTGCAGTTGCTGCCAGTACTCGGCACCGTCGTGCCGGTGTCCGAGGCCGAACCCGCGGCCGCCGCACTGGGCGAGGCGTTCCAGCTGACCAATTTCCTGCGCGACGTCGCCGAGGATCTCGATCGCAGGCGTGTGTACCTGCCCGCCGACGAACTCGCGGCGTTCGGGGTCGACTACGACCTGCTGGTCCACTGTCACCGCACCGGGCGTACCGATCAGCGGGTGCGCACGGCGCTCGCCCACCTGATCGCGATCAACCGCGACATCTATCGTGTCGCCGACCGAGGCATCGACCTGCTGGAACCGCGCGTCCGACCGGCCATTCGCACCGCGAGCACGCTGTATGCGGGAATTCTCGACCAGATCGAAAATGGCGACTACGCCATCTTCCGCAAACGCGCGGTCGTGCCACGGCGACATCGCCTGCGCGTCGCCGCGCTGGAGTTCGGCGCCGCCGCGCTTCGCGGCCCGCACCGGCCGAACCCACGTCCCTGA
- a CDS encoding Rv2175c family DNA-binding protein, giving the protein MSAFPCSDDVLPESVAVLPLPEVADKLGLVVTRVHQMLRDHQLLAVRRGGVAGVPERFFDDTGAVVKPLPGLITVMKDAKYTDEEILEWIFTEDETLPGRPIDALHGPLAREVIRRAAADPF; this is encoded by the coding sequence GTGAGTGCATTTCCCTGCAGCGATGATGTCCTTCCCGAGTCCGTGGCCGTGCTGCCGCTGCCCGAGGTGGCCGACAAGCTCGGGCTCGTGGTGACCCGGGTGCATCAGATGCTGCGCGACCATCAACTTCTCGCGGTGCGCCGCGGCGGCGTCGCGGGCGTCCCCGAACGGTTCTTCGACGATACGGGTGCGGTGGTCAAACCGCTGCCCGGCCTGATCACCGTGATGAAGGACGCCAAGTACACCGACGAAGAGATCCTGGAGTGGATCTTCACCGAGGACGAGACCCTGCCGGGTAGACCGATCGATGCCCTGCACGGCCCATTGGCCCGAGAAGTCATCCGCCGCGCCGCTGCCGATCCTTTCTGA
- a CDS encoding alpha-(1->6)-mannopyranosyltransferase A codes for MPPPEASAAADTEDSIINTNTSLADRTSSTPDARPSRRGASRTAAPIVTSAHGLRWWVRTSADFLRSPEGHSALLGFFGAVMITFGGFGAGSVRKRDPLLEAMHLSWLRFGHGLVLSTMVIWVGVLLMITAWVRLGRTTIGFGDRPGAGVTLNELRAIVGIWIFPLLFAAPMFSRDAYSYLAQGALLRDGFDPYQVGPVANPGVLLDNVSPVWTTTTAPYGPVFLLLGRAITAITGDNVVAGTIALRLVMLPGLALMMWAVPYLTKHLGGKPTVALWLAVLNPLVLIHLIGGVHNEMLMVGLMCAGIALVLERHHVAGIVVVAIGVAIKATAGIALPFLVWIWMLHEKERRALERAANSPGATAPLEGEPDAAKSSAEMPHPAQMFAKIAGLGLSVFAVVFAVASVAAGVGIGWLTALSGSKKIINWLSLPTIMAHVTTWVTPWRTESVLGVTRTICAVALVAVLVWTWWRFRHSEREAVLGILIAFVGIVILSPAALPWYYSWPLALAAGFALSTTTLMVLVGLCTWLMLVFQPDGSIGLYDFRHVAAATFVAVVAALSLRKVDPLRLRATTSADSPAPSRP; via the coding sequence ATGCCACCCCCCGAAGCCAGCGCCGCAGCCGACACCGAGGACTCGATCATCAACACCAACACGAGCCTCGCGGACCGCACCTCGAGCACACCGGACGCCCGGCCGAGCCGACGCGGCGCGTCCAGGACCGCCGCGCCCATCGTGACGTCCGCGCACGGACTCCGATGGTGGGTGCGGACCTCGGCCGATTTCCTTCGCAGCCCCGAAGGGCATTCGGCGCTGCTCGGTTTCTTCGGCGCGGTGATGATCACCTTCGGTGGATTCGGCGCGGGCAGCGTCCGCAAACGCGATCCGCTACTCGAGGCGATGCACCTGTCCTGGCTGCGATTCGGCCACGGCTTGGTGTTGTCCACCATGGTCATCTGGGTCGGCGTGCTGCTGATGATCACCGCGTGGGTTCGGCTCGGCCGCACCACCATCGGCTTCGGAGACCGGCCGGGGGCAGGCGTCACGCTCAACGAGCTACGCGCGATCGTCGGCATCTGGATCTTCCCACTGCTGTTCGCCGCACCGATGTTCAGCCGCGACGCCTACTCCTACCTGGCCCAGGGTGCGCTGCTGCGTGACGGGTTCGACCCCTACCAGGTGGGCCCGGTCGCCAATCCCGGTGTGCTGCTGGACAACGTGAGCCCGGTGTGGACCACCACGACCGCGCCCTACGGTCCGGTCTTCCTGCTACTCGGCCGCGCGATCACCGCCATCACCGGAGACAATGTGGTGGCGGGAACGATCGCGCTGCGGCTGGTCATGCTGCCCGGCCTCGCGCTGATGATGTGGGCGGTGCCGTATCTGACCAAACATCTCGGCGGTAAGCCGACGGTGGCGCTGTGGCTGGCCGTGCTCAATCCGCTGGTGCTCATCCACCTCATCGGCGGCGTGCACAACGAGATGCTGATGGTCGGCCTCATGTGCGCGGGCATCGCGCTGGTGCTGGAGCGCCACCATGTGGCAGGCATCGTGGTCGTGGCGATCGGCGTTGCCATCAAGGCGACCGCCGGGATCGCGCTGCCGTTCCTGGTGTGGATCTGGATGTTGCACGAGAAGGAACGCCGGGCGCTGGAGCGAGCCGCGAATTCCCCCGGCGCCACTGCGCCGCTGGAAGGCGAGCCGGATGCGGCCAAGTCCAGCGCGGAAATGCCCCACCCCGCACAGATGTTCGCCAAGATCGCCGGACTCGGGCTCAGCGTGTTCGCGGTGGTCTTTGCGGTGGCCTCGGTGGCGGCCGGTGTCGGCATCGGCTGGCTGACCGCGCTGTCGGGTTCGAAGAAGATCATCAACTGGCTGTCGCTTCCGACGATCATGGCGCATGTCACCACCTGGGTCACCCCGTGGCGGACGGAATCGGTGCTCGGCGTGACCAGGACAATCTGTGCGGTGGCATTGGTCGCGGTGTTGGTGTGGACGTGGTGGCGGTTCCGCCACAGCGAACGCGAGGCCGTGCTCGGCATCCTCATTGCCTTCGTCGGAATCGTCATCCTCTCCCCCGCCGCGCTGCCCTGGTACTACTCCTGGCCGCTTGCGCTCGCCGCGGGCTTCGCGCTGTCGACCACCACCCTGATGGTGCTGGTCGGGCTCTGCACCTGGCTCATGCTGGTGTTCCAGCCCGACGGTTCGATCGGGCTGTACGACTTCCGGCACGTGGCCGCCGCGACCTTCGTCGCCGTGGTGGCGGCACTGTCGCTGCGGAAGGTGGACCCGTTGCGCTTGCGGGCCACCACGTCGGCGGATTCGCCGGCACCGTCCCGGCCGTGA
- the qcrA gene encoding cytochrome bc1 complex Rieske iron-sulfur subunit: protein MNLDPTEEELDTMSRDELVKLGTARDGVDVAYRRERFPIPGTRAEKRAERQVSFWFAVSGLAAAVLVGVFLFWPWEYKGKDEEGNAAFSLFTPLVGLSFGISVLVIGVAVVLIRKKFIPAELSIQDRHDGRSPEVERRTLVAELSDALDTSTLGRRKMITRTAGAGVGVLGIGALLVFVGGMIKNPWAKGDKSPLWVSGWTPDFPGETIYIRRDTGRPEDIVLVRPEDMDAGAMETVFPWKEKWRGDEHATLQSLRGIRNAVMMIRLRTEDAQKAIKRKGQESFNFGDYFAYSKICTHLGCPTSLFESQTNKILCPCHQSQFLATEWGKPVFGPAARALPQLPITVNSEGYLVANGDFIEPLGPAYWERRS from the coding sequence ATGAACCTGGACCCCACCGAGGAAGAGCTCGACACGATGTCGCGCGACGAGCTGGTCAAGCTCGGCACCGCGCGTGACGGCGTCGACGTCGCCTACCGGCGCGAGCGGTTCCCGATTCCGGGTACCCGCGCCGAGAAGCGGGCTGAGCGGCAGGTGTCGTTCTGGTTCGCGGTGTCCGGCCTGGCCGCCGCGGTGCTCGTCGGTGTGTTCCTGTTCTGGCCTTGGGAGTACAAGGGCAAGGACGAGGAAGGCAACGCCGCCTTTTCGCTGTTCACGCCGCTGGTCGGCCTGAGCTTCGGTATCTCGGTGCTGGTCATCGGTGTCGCGGTGGTGCTGATCCGCAAGAAGTTCATCCCCGCCGAGCTGTCCATCCAGGACCGTCACGACGGCAGGTCGCCCGAGGTCGAGCGCCGCACCCTGGTCGCCGAGCTCAGTGATGCACTGGATACCTCGACGCTGGGTCGCCGCAAGATGATCACCCGCACGGCGGGTGCAGGCGTCGGTGTGCTCGGTATCGGCGCGCTGCTCGTCTTCGTCGGCGGCATGATCAAGAACCCGTGGGCCAAGGGCGACAAGTCGCCGCTGTGGGTCTCGGGCTGGACTCCGGATTTCCCCGGCGAGACCATCTACATCCGCCGCGACACCGGTCGCCCGGAGGACATCGTGCTCGTGCGTCCGGAGGACATGGACGCGGGCGCCATGGAGACGGTCTTCCCGTGGAAGGAAAAGTGGCGCGGCGACGAGCACGCGACGCTGCAGTCGCTGCGCGGAATCCGTAACGCCGTCATGATGATTCGGCTGCGCACCGAAGACGCGCAGAAGGCCATCAAGCGCAAGGGCCAGGAGAGCTTCAACTTCGGCGATTACTTCGCCTATTCGAAGATCTGCACCCACCTCGGCTGCCCCACCTCGCTGTTCGAGTCGCAGACCAACAAGATCCTGTGCCCCTGCCATCAGTCGCAGTTCTTGGCGACCGAATGGGGTAAGCCGGTCTTCGGTCCCGCCGCTCGCGCACTGCCGCAGCTGCCGATCACCGTCAATTCCGAGGGCTACTTGGTCGCCAATGGCGACTTCATCGAGCCGCTCGGCCCGGCTTACTGGGAGCGTCGTTCATGA
- a CDS encoding class II 3-deoxy-7-phosphoheptulonate synthase, with protein sequence MNWTVDVPIDRLPELPPLPAELRRRLDDALARPALQQPSWDPEQAANMRTVLESVPPICVPAEVEELRVQLAEVARGEAFLMQGGDCAETFADNTEPHIRGNIRTLLQMAVVLTYGASLPVVKVARIAGQYAKPRSSDTDSLGLKSYRGDMVNSLAPDAAVRAHDPSRLVRAYANASAAMNLVRALTGAGMADLHKVHDWNRDFVAQSPAGARYEALAEEIDRGLAFMTACRVKDPSLQSARIYASHEALVLDYERAMLRLGENPAGEPVLYDLSAHFLWIGERTRQLDGAHIALAELIANPIGLKIGPTTTPDQAVEYVERLDPNNEPGRLTIVSRMGNGKVRDVLPPIIEKVQATGHQVIWQCDPMHGNTHEASTGYKTRHFDRIIDEVQGFFEVHHALGTHPGGLHIELTGEDVTECLGGAQDISDLDLSGRYETACDPRLNTQQSLELAFLVAEMLR encoded by the coding sequence GTGAACTGGACCGTCGACGTACCCATCGATCGCCTGCCGGAACTGCCGCCGCTGCCCGCAGAGCTGCGGCGACGGCTGGACGACGCGCTCGCCAGACCTGCGCTGCAGCAGCCGTCGTGGGATCCGGAGCAGGCCGCCAACATGCGGACGGTACTGGAGAGTGTGCCGCCGATCTGCGTGCCCGCCGAGGTGGAGGAGCTGCGTGTGCAGCTCGCCGAGGTCGCGCGTGGTGAGGCGTTCCTCATGCAGGGCGGTGACTGCGCGGAGACCTTCGCCGACAACACCGAGCCGCACATCCGCGGCAACATCCGCACCCTGCTGCAGATGGCGGTCGTGCTCACCTACGGTGCGAGTCTGCCGGTGGTCAAGGTCGCGCGCATCGCGGGCCAGTACGCGAAACCGCGCTCCTCCGATACGGATTCGCTCGGCCTCAAGTCCTACCGCGGCGACATGGTGAACTCGCTGGCCCCCGACGCGGCCGTGCGCGCGCACGACCCGTCGCGACTGGTCCGCGCCTACGCCAACGCGAGCGCGGCGATGAACCTGGTGCGCGCGCTGACCGGCGCGGGCATGGCAGACCTACACAAGGTGCACGATTGGAACCGCGACTTCGTGGCCCAGTCGCCCGCGGGCGCGCGCTACGAGGCGCTGGCCGAGGAGATCGACCGCGGTCTCGCGTTCATGACCGCATGCCGGGTGAAGGACCCGAGCCTGCAGTCCGCCCGCATCTACGCCAGCCACGAGGCCCTCGTGCTCGATTACGAGCGCGCTATGCTGCGCCTCGGCGAGAATCCGGCGGGCGAACCGGTGCTCTACGACCTGTCGGCGCATTTCCTGTGGATCGGCGAGCGCACCCGTCAGCTCGACGGCGCGCACATCGCCCTCGCGGAACTGATCGCCAATCCGATCGGCCTGAAGATCGGTCCGACCACCACCCCCGACCAGGCCGTGGAGTACGTCGAGCGGCTCGACCCGAATAACGAGCCCGGCCGGCTCACTATCGTCTCGCGCATGGGCAACGGCAAGGTTCGCGATGTGCTGCCGCCGATCATCGAGAAGGTGCAGGCCACCGGCCATCAGGTCATCTGGCAGTGCGATCCCATGCACGGCAACACCCATGAGGCGTCCACCGGCTACAAGACCCGCCACTTCGACCGGATCATCGACGAGGTGCAGGGCTTCTTCGAGGTGCATCACGCGCTGGGCACCCACCCGGGCGGCCTGCACATCGAACTCACCGGTGAGGACGTCACCGAATGCCTCGGGGGCGCCCAGGACATCTCCGATCTGGATCTGTCCGGACGCTACGAAACCGCGTGCGATCCGCGCCTGAACACCCAGCAGTCGCTGGAGTTGGCGTTCCTGGTCGCGGAAATGCTGCGCTGA
- a CDS encoding polyadenylate-specific 3'-exoribonuclease AS: MRYFYDCEFIEDGSTIDLVSIGVVCEDGREYYAVSTEFDPDRAGPWVRKYVLPQLPAPSSPRWRSREQIRDDLYKFLVPRSTVQPELWAWVGAYDHVALCQLWGSMVDLPSTLPRYTNELRQHWDAHGRPELPPVPADAHDALADARHNLAKFEAIEVARRAAARS; this comes from the coding sequence CTGCGATATTTTTACGATTGCGAATTCATCGAGGACGGCTCCACGATCGACCTCGTTTCCATCGGCGTCGTCTGCGAGGACGGCCGCGAATATTACGCGGTCTCCACCGAGTTCGATCCTGACCGGGCCGGCCCCTGGGTGCGCAAATATGTGCTGCCACAGTTGCCCGCACCGTCCTCGCCGCGCTGGCGCAGCCGCGAGCAGATCCGCGACGACCTCTACAAGTTCCTGGTTCCCCGCTCCACGGTGCAGCCCGAACTGTGGGCCTGGGTCGGCGCCTACGATCACGTGGCGCTGTGCCAACTGTGGGGCTCGATGGTCGACCTGCCGAGCACACTGCCCCGTTACACCAATGAACTACGCCAGCACTGGGACGCGCACGGCCGCCCCGAACTGCCCCCCGTGCCGGCGGACGCCCACGACGCGCTGGCCGACGCCCGCCACAATCTCGCGAAGTTCGAGGCGATCGAAGTCGCCCGCCGCGCCGCCGCTCGCTCGTAA
- the pknB gene encoding Stk1 family PASTA domain-containing Ser/Thr kinase, translating into MIGQILEGRYRIDAPIARGGMSMVFRGVDTRLDRPVAIKVMDPKFAADPQFLSRFEFEARAVAKLKHPSLVAVYDQGVDGEYPFLIMELVEGGTLRELLRERGPMPPHAARAVAEPVLAAIGVAHAAGLVHRDIKPENVLISDAGEVKIADFGLVRAVAAANTTSASVILGTAAYLSPEQVTSGTADSRSDVYSFGVLIFELLTGRVPFTGDTSLSVAYQRIENDVPSPSQFIAGVPPEFDDLIARATAREPGHRFADANEMVAALHQIAVALNLPSYRVPAPQESAEHLSSTYRIAAPDQQAGQAAAGRQEPHPPQHTKVVTAPRPRYADYGPPDDYEPQPSHLPQPSPYQEFDSERSRSRRTTLLWVAVVAILTLIVGVGGWWLGVGRFSAVPPIAGLDQERAIATLQSAGFSTEIRQKASDTIPVGGVVGSDPPAGSKITKSTTVAVLVSSGKPRVPDVKPGDVVSKVNQLIRDAGLQPVDSGETGSSAPKGSLAKIDPAPGTVLPMNAQVKVYRSNGSQPVKVPDVRGRATADATKMLTDAGITVRETRMQYDKNVEGDKVIGTDPAAGTTVQSGDSVALLVSNAVKIPTVVGQNVADARAKLQGLGLQVTVRQLTPSDSSLVISQNPGGLSKVEPGTTVTLVALP; encoded by the coding sequence TTGATCGGGCAAATACTGGAAGGGCGCTACCGTATCGACGCGCCGATTGCTCGCGGCGGGATGTCGATGGTCTTCCGGGGTGTGGATACTCGCCTGGACCGCCCGGTCGCCATCAAGGTGATGGACCCGAAGTTCGCCGCCGATCCCCAGTTCCTTTCGCGGTTCGAATTCGAGGCGCGCGCGGTCGCCAAGCTCAAGCATCCATCGCTTGTCGCGGTGTACGACCAGGGCGTCGACGGCGAATATCCGTTCCTCATCATGGAATTGGTGGAGGGCGGCACGCTGCGCGAGCTGCTGCGCGAACGCGGCCCGATGCCGCCGCATGCGGCGCGTGCGGTCGCCGAGCCGGTGCTCGCCGCGATCGGCGTCGCGCATGCGGCGGGTCTGGTGCATCGCGATATCAAGCCGGAGAACGTGCTGATCTCGGATGCCGGCGAGGTGAAAATCGCCGATTTCGGTCTGGTCCGCGCGGTGGCCGCGGCCAACACCACTTCGGCGAGCGTGATCCTCGGCACGGCGGCCTACCTGTCGCCAGAACAGGTCACCAGCGGCACCGCCGATTCCCGCAGCGACGTCTACTCCTTCGGCGTGCTGATCTTCGAATTGCTGACCGGCCGGGTCCCGTTCACCGGTGACACCTCGCTGTCGGTGGCGTATCAGCGGATCGAGAACGACGTGCCGAGCCCGAGCCAGTTCATCGCGGGGGTGCCCCCGGAGTTCGACGACCTGATCGCGCGCGCGACCGCCCGTGAACCCGGGCACCGCTTCGCCGACGCGAACGAAATGGTCGCCGCTCTGCATCAGATTGCGGTCGCGCTGAACCTGCCCTCGTATCGAGTGCCCGCCCCGCAGGAATCGGCCGAGCATCTCAGCTCCACCTACCGCATCGCCGCACCGGATCAGCAGGCAGGCCAAGCCGCTGCCGGCCGCCAGGAACCGCATCCGCCGCAGCACACCAAGGTCGTCACCGCGCCACGGCCCAGGTACGCCGATTACGGCCCCCCGGACGACTACGAGCCGCAGCCCTCGCACTTGCCGCAGCCCTCGCCGTATCAGGAATTCGACTCCGAACGCTCCCGCTCGCGCCGCACGACGCTGTTGTGGGTGGCCGTGGTCGCCATCCTGACGCTGATCGTCGGTGTCGGCGGCTGGTGGCTCGGCGTCGGGCGTTTCTCCGCGGTGCCGCCGATCGCCGGGCTCGATCAAGAACGCGCAATCGCCACGCTGCAGAGCGCGGGCTTCTCCACCGAGATACGACAGAAGGCCTCGGACACCATCCCGGTCGGCGGCGTGGTCGGCAGCGATCCGCCCGCCGGGTCCAAGATCACCAAGAGCACGACTGTGGCGGTGCTGGTGTCCAGCGGGAAACCCCGAGTGCCGGATGTGAAGCCCGGCGATGTCGTCTCGAAGGTCAATCAGCTCATCCGCGACGCCGGGCTGCAACCGGTGGACTCCGGCGAAACCGGAAGTTCCGCACCGAAGGGCTCGTTGGCGAAGATCGATCCGGCGCCTGGCACCGTGCTTCCGATGAACGCCCAGGTGAAGGTGTATCGCAGCAACGGGTCGCAGCCGGTCAAAGTGCCCGACGTACGCGGCCGCGCCACCGCGGACGCCACCAAGATGCTCACCGATGCCGGGATCACGGTGCGGGAGACCCGCATGCAGTACGACAAGAACGTCGAGGGCGACAAGGTGATCGGCACGGACCCGGCCGCGGGCACCACGGTCCAGTCCGGCGACAGTGTCGCACTGCTCGTCTCGAATGCCGTGAAAATACCGACGGTGGTCGGGCAAAACGTCGCCGACGCGCGCGCCAAGCTCCAAGGCCTGGGCCTGCAGGTGACGGTGCGCCAGCTCACGCCCTCGGACTCGTCGCTGGTGATCTCGCAGAACCCCGGCGGGCTATCGAAGGTCGAACCGGGCACCACGGTCACGCTGGTCGCACTCCCCTGA